From the Deinococcus misasensis DSM 22328 genome, one window contains:
- the rlmN gene encoding 23S rRNA (adenine(2503)-C(2))-methyltransferase RlmN has product MKVLLLDLQPDQYPLEGYRKKQLLSWVFEHAAPDFDSMTNLPLKLRSELQEAYELSPFTKVDTFASTDGSVKYLFTLRDGRQMEAVFMPYEDRKTICVSTMVGCPAKCAFCATGALGFGRNLTPGEIIGQILYAARDQGIPPKEIRNLVFMGMGEPLLNYENTMNAARIMLSPEALNMSQRRVTLSTVGLAKGIRKLATEDIELKLAISLHAPDEETRQKIIPTGQANSIPEIMDAARDYQAKTGRRITMEYAMLKGVNDHLWQADLLADLLRGMVSHVNLIPMNPWDGSGFEESSEAQIQAFYDRLEDRGIPVSVRRSRGRDAGAACGQLALQKPSLRSSV; this is encoded by the coding sequence GTGAAGGTTTTACTTCTGGACTTACAACCCGACCAGTACCCCCTGGAGGGTTACCGCAAAAAGCAGTTGCTGTCGTGGGTTTTTGAACATGCTGCCCCGGATTTTGACAGCATGACCAACCTCCCCCTCAAACTGCGTTCCGAATTGCAAGAGGCTTATGAGCTCAGCCCATTCACCAAAGTGGACACTTTCGCCTCCACCGATGGCAGCGTGAAATACCTGTTCACCCTGCGAGATGGTCGCCAGATGGAAGCCGTGTTCATGCCCTATGAAGACCGCAAGACCATCTGTGTTTCCACCATGGTGGGCTGTCCGGCCAAGTGTGCCTTTTGTGCCACTGGCGCTCTGGGCTTTGGGCGCAACCTGACCCCCGGAGAGATCATCGGGCAGATCCTTTATGCTGCCAGAGATCAAGGAATTCCCCCCAAAGAGATTCGCAATCTGGTGTTCATGGGCATGGGTGAGCCTTTGCTCAACTACGAGAACACCATGAATGCAGCCCGCATCATGCTCAGTCCAGAGGCCCTGAACATGAGCCAGCGTCGGGTGACCCTCAGCACGGTGGGTCTGGCCAAAGGCATTCGCAAACTGGCCACCGAAGACATCGAACTCAAACTGGCGATCAGCTTGCATGCCCCTGATGAAGAGACCCGTCAAAAAATCATTCCCACGGGTCAGGCCAACAGCATTCCAGAGATCATGGATGCCGCCAGGGATTATCAGGCCAAAACCGGTCGGCGCATCACCATGGAGTACGCCATGCTGAAGGGGGTCAATGACCACCTCTGGCAAGCAGACCTGCTGGCCGATTTGTTGAGGGGCATGGTCAGTCACGTCAACCTGATCCCCATGAACCCATGGGATGGCAGCGGTTTTGAAGAAAGCAGTGAAGCCCAGATTCAGGCCTTTTATGACCGCCTTGAAGATCGGGGGATCCCCGTCAGTGTTCGGCGTTCAAGGGGTCGGGATGCAGGCGCAGCATGTGGCCAGTTGGCCCTGCAGAAGCCTTCATTAAGGTCTTCTGTATGA